A genome region from Gigantopelta aegis isolate Gae_Host chromosome 3, Gae_host_genome, whole genome shotgun sequence includes the following:
- the LOC121366649 gene encoding gem-associated protein 2-like: protein MIDPEDFDEGLSSQALLVEDDDDDNFDLNVPPTTGNEYLRRVRQEAKGCPKVVVADIDTTVFSDRQTVKYKEPSGCLPAPRGLAPSPEWIKMQITEFTQLRQKLARFKAMMQSGEVKVKKQSLPGPNDVNAWCRLCFGPIRVQPFGQPVAATNFVEPMVEGSNGSDSPAQPAFTGTPPLLSIVVSMDQHTVVRVLEYHVNWLEATGFTTEQGRWFYALLASLQKPLLPEACALLRTLARLVSNLRASMLDASDSRVSELNLIITLVSRYFEQSDLAD from the exons ATGATCGATCCAGAGGATTTTGACGAAGGACTTTCCAGTCAGGCTTTACTAGTAGAAGATGACGACGATGACAACTTTGATTTGAATGTTCCACCCACAACTGGAAATGAATACCTTAGACGAGTCAG acAGGAGGCAAAGGGGTGCCCAAAGGTTGTTGTAGCTGACATTGATACGACTGTATTCAGTGATAGGCAGACTGTGAAATACAAGGAG CCATCTGGATGTCTTCCAGCACCACGTGGCCTGGCACCATCTCCAGAGTGGATTAAAATGCAAATCACAGAATTTACTCAACTTAGACAG aAATTAGCACGATTTAAAGCTATGATGCAAAGTGGAGAGGTGAAAGTGAAAAAGCAATCTTTG CCTGGTCCTAATGATGTCAATGCCTGGTGTCGCTTGTGTTTTGGACCAATCAGAGTGCAGCCATTTGGCCAGCCCGTTGCAGCAACAAACTTTGTTGAGCCAATGGTTGAAGGAAGTAATGGCTCAGACTCACCAGCTCAACCCGCCTTCACTGGGACCCCGCCCCTTCTCAGTATTGTGGTGTCCATGGATcag CACACCGTGGTGCGGGTGTTAGAATACCACGTCAACTGGCTGGAGGCTACTGGCTTCACCACCGAACAG GGACGATGGTTTTATGCGTTGTTGGCTAGTTTACAGAAACCTCTACTTCCCGAGGCCTGTGCGTTATTAAGAACTCTCGCACGACTGGTGTCCAATCTACGGGCTTCTATG ctTGATGCAAGTGATTCCAGAGTTTCCGAAttgaatttaataataacactgGTGTCACGATACTTCGAGCAATCTGACTTGGCAGACTGA
- the LOC121366629 gene encoding DNA/RNA-binding protein KIN17-like isoform X2: MGKEKGGFLTPKAIANRIKAKGLQKLRWYCQMCQKQCRDENGFKCHMMSESHQRQLLLFAENPDEYVDTFSKDFEEDYLELLRRRFGTKRVHANIVYQEYINNRDHVHMNSTMWETLTDFVKWVGKEGKCIVDYTEKGWFVAYIDRNPEAIKLMESKQKKEKMDLDDEEKTAKFIQQQIEKAAYTEKNTKLVVEFTELQREDDDEKVTFSLGQTSKKTEDTKIQAVDNPFKKPVKPEVKKPKHESRWDPVPEEAPSSSHKTEKVAQKRKAKSALDEIMEFEEQKREKMNRKDYWLHPGIVVKIVSKKLGDKYYKKKAYVKEVQDLYAGLIKTIDEGVTLRVDQTHVETVIPAIGKPVLIVNGAYYGTEKSRYLIVLLF; this comes from the exons ATGGGGAAAGAGAAGGGTGGGTTTCTTACGCCGAAGGCGATTGCCAATCGAATCAAAGCCAAGGGCTTACAGAAGTTGAGATGGTACTGCCAGATGTGTCAAAAACAGTGCCGTGACGAG AATGGGTTTAAGTGTCACATGATGTCCGAGTCTCATCAGAGACAGTTGCTGCTGTTTGCTGAAAACCCAGATGAATACGTTGATACGTTTTCCAA aGATTTTGAGGAGGACTACTTAGAGTTGCTGCGTCGGCGGTTTGGCACGAAGCGCGTGCACGCGAACATCGTGTACCAGGAGTACATCAACAACCGCGACCACGTGCACATGAACTCCACCATGTGGGAGACACTCACCGACTTCGTCAAGTGGGTCGGAAAAGAAG gaAAGTGTATTGTTGACTACACGGAGAAGGGCTGGTTCGTGGCGTACATCGACCGAAACCCCGAGGCAATCAAACTGATGGAGTCGAAGCAGAAGAAGGAGAAGATGGATCTGGACGATGAGGAGAAGACGGCCAAGTTCATTCAGCAGCAGATCGAGAAGGCGGCGTACACGGAGAAAAACACAAAACTGGTCGTTGAGTTCACCGAGCTACAGAGAGAAGACGACGATGAAAAAG TTACATTCAGTCTGGGGCAGACGTCGAAGAAGACGGAAGATACAAA GATTCAAGCTGTTGATAATCCCTTCAAGAAACCCGTCAAGCCCGAGGTGAAGAAACCAAAACACGAATCTCGGTGGGATCCAGTTCCAGAGGAGGCGCCATCGTCAAGTCACAAAACAGAGAAGGTCGCACAGAAGAGGAAGGCCAAGTCAGCACTTGATGAAATCATGGAG TTTGAGGAGcagaagagagagaaaatgaACAGAAAAGATTACTGGCTTCATCCGGGAATTGTTGTTAAAATCGTCTCCAAGAAACTTGGTGACAAATATTACAAGAAAAAGGCTTACGTCAAG GAAGTGCAGGATTTATACGCTGGGTTGATCAAAACAATTGATGAAGGAGTAACTCTCCGTGTTGACCAGACTCACGTAGAAACCGTGATACCTGCAATAG GTAAACCTGTGTTGATAGTGAATGGTGCATACTATGGGACTGAAAAGTCGAGGTACCTcattgtgttattgttttag
- the LOC121366629 gene encoding DNA/RNA-binding protein KIN17-like isoform X1 — translation MGKEKGGFLTPKAIANRIKAKGLQKLRWYCQMCQKQCRDENGFKCHMMSESHQRQLLLFAENPDEYVDTFSKDFEEDYLELLRRRFGTKRVHANIVYQEYINNRDHVHMNSTMWETLTDFVKWVGKEGKCIVDYTEKGWFVAYIDRNPEAIKLMESKQKKEKMDLDDEEKTAKFIQQQIEKAAYTEKNTKLVVEFTELQREDDDEKVTFSLGQTSKKTEDTKIQAVDNPFKKPVKPEVKKPKHESRWDPVPEEAPSSSHKTEKVAQKRKAKSALDEIMEFEEQKREKMNRKDYWLHPGIVVKIVSKKLGDKYYKKKAYVKEVQDLYAGLIKTIDEGVTLRVDQTHVETVIPAIGKPVIIVNGAYRGTEAILEDIDQKKFSCTLKINSSLLKGRILKEVQYEDVSKLYQPS, via the exons ATGGGGAAAGAGAAGGGTGGGTTTCTTACGCCGAAGGCGATTGCCAATCGAATCAAAGCCAAGGGCTTACAGAAGTTGAGATGGTACTGCCAGATGTGTCAAAAACAGTGCCGTGACGAG AATGGGTTTAAGTGTCACATGATGTCCGAGTCTCATCAGAGACAGTTGCTGCTGTTTGCTGAAAACCCAGATGAATACGTTGATACGTTTTCCAA aGATTTTGAGGAGGACTACTTAGAGTTGCTGCGTCGGCGGTTTGGCACGAAGCGCGTGCACGCGAACATCGTGTACCAGGAGTACATCAACAACCGCGACCACGTGCACATGAACTCCACCATGTGGGAGACACTCACCGACTTCGTCAAGTGGGTCGGAAAAGAAG gaAAGTGTATTGTTGACTACACGGAGAAGGGCTGGTTCGTGGCGTACATCGACCGAAACCCCGAGGCAATCAAACTGATGGAGTCGAAGCAGAAGAAGGAGAAGATGGATCTGGACGATGAGGAGAAGACGGCCAAGTTCATTCAGCAGCAGATCGAGAAGGCGGCGTACACGGAGAAAAACACAAAACTGGTCGTTGAGTTCACCGAGCTACAGAGAGAAGACGACGATGAAAAAG TTACATTCAGTCTGGGGCAGACGTCGAAGAAGACGGAAGATACAAA GATTCAAGCTGTTGATAATCCCTTCAAGAAACCCGTCAAGCCCGAGGTGAAGAAACCAAAACACGAATCTCGGTGGGATCCAGTTCCAGAGGAGGCGCCATCGTCAAGTCACAAAACAGAGAAGGTCGCACAGAAGAGGAAGGCCAAGTCAGCACTTGATGAAATCATGGAG TTTGAGGAGcagaagagagagaaaatgaACAGAAAAGATTACTGGCTTCATCCGGGAATTGTTGTTAAAATCGTCTCCAAGAAACTTGGTGACAAATATTACAAGAAAAAGGCTTACGTCAAG GAAGTGCAGGATTTATACGCTGGGTTGATCAAAACAATTGATGAAGGAGTAACTCTCCGTGTTGACCAGACTCACGTAGAAACCGTGATACCTGCAATAG gTAAGCCTGTGATAATAGTGAATGGTGCGTACCGTGGGACGGAGGCAATCCTGGAGGACATAGATCAGAAGAAGTTCAGCTGTACATTAAAGATTAATTCT AGTTTACTCAAAGGTAGAATATTGAAAGAAGTCCAGTATGAAGACGTCAGCAAGCTCTACCAGCCGTCATGA